A part of Elusimicrobiota bacterium genomic DNA contains:
- a CDS encoding tyrosine-type recombinase/integrase, producing MSIFKKRGKWWILYRLPTGKWRREPVGNNYALAKEVEAKRKTEVAAGKHFPERITNKKPFQFISDLYFKLHGSNLRSGSWKNMARYINKHLGTKPIGNISPQDIQCFYNQIESETSTSTANRHLTLIKAIFNKAKTWDNFHGENPCAAVKKKLEPNHRLRYLSNEEIRTLIANCHHRLYPFVACALMTGMRKSELLNLDWRDIDFTSNTLQILQSKSGKVRKIPIMPQLKQILSNLSPKPSGNVFNLPDITLKRHFAIALKTSGIDSFRIHDLRHTFASHFAMRTGDLPTLQQILGHANIQMTMRYAHLSDKHMSDKMAILSKTLTIKNCTKTARVAPLIAPPRISALSNIVELPMNNADVAQW from the coding sequence ATGTCAATATTTAAAAAACGGGGGAAATGGTGGATTTTATACAGACTCCCCACTGGAAAGTGGAGAAGAGAACCTGTTGGCAACAATTACGCTCTGGCGAAAGAGGTTGAAGCAAAACGAAAAACTGAAGTGGCAGCGGGAAAGCACTTCCCGGAAAGAATAACCAACAAAAAACCATTTCAATTTATATCGGACCTGTATTTTAAACTACATGGCTCCAACCTGCGCTCAGGTTCATGGAAAAACATGGCAAGGTATATAAACAAGCACCTTGGAACCAAACCAATAGGTAACATCTCACCGCAGGACATCCAATGCTTTTACAATCAGATAGAATCCGAGACCTCAACATCCACCGCTAATAGACACTTGACGCTTATTAAAGCCATTTTCAACAAGGCAAAAACATGGGATAATTTCCATGGAGAAAACCCCTGTGCGGCGGTTAAGAAGAAACTTGAGCCGAACCACCGTTTAAGGTATCTATCCAATGAAGAAATCAGGACCCTAATAGCTAACTGCCACCACCGCCTGTATCCTTTTGTTGCGTGCGCCCTGATGACTGGTATGCGGAAAAGCGAATTACTCAATCTGGACTGGCGGGATATTGATTTTACAAGCAACACCCTTCAAATACTCCAATCCAAATCCGGGAAAGTGCGCAAAATTCCTATCATGCCACAATTAAAACAGATTCTATCCAACCTGTCGCCAAAGCCTTCCGGCAATGTTTTCAACCTGCCTGACATAACGCTTAAAAGACACTTCGCAATAGCTCTAAAAACCTCTGGAATTGATTCTTTTCGCATCCATGATCTACGGCACACCTTTGCCTCTCATTTTGCCATGCGAACTGGAGATTTGCCCACCCTGCAGCAAATACTTGGCCATGCCAATATTCAAATGACCATGCGATACGCCCATTTAAGCGATAAGCATATGTCCGATAAGATGGCTATACTATCCAAAACCCTCACAATTAAAAATTGCACCAAAACCGCTAGAGTTGCACCACTGATTGCACCACCCCGAATTTCAGCACTATCAAATATTGTAGAATTACCAATGAATAACGCCGACGTAGCTCAGTGGTAG
- a CDS encoding bifunctional DNA primase/polymerase, translating into MNDLTDFVEKYLALGMAIIPIRQSTKIPLVKWKSFMEEAPSEVQVYKWFKKFPAANIAALMGRVSGNILSIDVDFRNGGENSMKNLELPETFTSRTGGGGYHFLYRSHFTYQKKIGIFPGIDLIAEGGYCVMPPSLHNSGNRYEIHKDLPIRPAPEWITKFLLSKPEHEDSPSIHAPLIPVGHRHESIKRSIMGYAIECFYLTQLWKRSFALVIKCCEPSNKDPFTIGELFDLCLWAWNKAHPYDKFYPVKAWKLLDGSARRRPDIYFAPAHTPLHTFLPNIPKKKQPNNTTTQLPNTPTSQTVSDTDTYIASIPGGNSVWKKS; encoded by the coding sequence ATGAACGATTTGACAGACTTTGTTGAAAAATATCTCGCCTTGGGTATGGCGATCATCCCCATACGCCAGAGTACAAAGATACCGCTCGTGAAATGGAAGAGCTTTATGGAAGAAGCGCCGAGCGAAGTCCAGGTTTATAAATGGTTTAAAAAATTCCCGGCCGCAAATATCGCGGCGCTCATGGGCCGGGTATCCGGCAATATTCTGTCCATAGATGTGGACTTTCGCAACGGCGGCGAAAATTCCATGAAAAATTTAGAACTGCCGGAAACCTTTACCTCAAGAACCGGCGGCGGCGGTTATCATTTTTTATATCGCTCTCATTTCACCTATCAGAAGAAAATCGGCATCTTCCCCGGCATAGACCTAATAGCGGAAGGTGGATACTGCGTAATGCCGCCAAGCCTTCACAATTCAGGCAACAGGTATGAAATCCACAAGGATCTGCCCATAAGGCCGGCTCCCGAGTGGATAACGAAGTTCTTGCTCTCAAAACCCGAGCACGAAGATTCCCCGTCCATCCACGCCCCCTTGATTCCAGTCGGACATCGGCACGAATCAATAAAGCGGAGCATTATGGGTTACGCCATAGAATGCTTTTACCTTACACAGCTTTGGAAAAGATCTTTCGCATTGGTAATAAAATGCTGCGAACCTTCCAATAAGGACCCGTTCACGATAGGAGAACTTTTTGACCTATGCTTATGGGCCTGGAATAAGGCGCACCCCTACGACAAATTTTATCCCGTAAAAGCCTGGAAACTGCTGGATGGAAGCGCCAGGCGGCGGCCCGATATTTATTTTGCGCCTGCGCACACACCACTACATACTTTTCTTCCCAACATCCCAAAGAAGAAACAACCCAACAACACAACAACCCAACTACCCAACACCCCAACATCCCAAACTGTATCTGATACAGATACTTATATAGCAAGCATTCCAGGAGGCAACTCAGTATGGAAAAAAAGTTAA